The Lachnospiraceae bacterium KM106-2 nucleotide sequence GTTTAATTCAGCAAGTAGCTGAAATCGGTGTTATTGTACTAATGTTCTGTGCTGGATTAGAGACAGATATTTCAGAAATGAAGAAATCTGGTAAAGCAGCTTTTGTTATTGCTTTAATGGGTGTTATCGTACCACTTGTTGGTGGACTTGGTGTAGCTTATATCTTTAATCGTCCATCCTTAATTCATTCTTCCGCAACAGCGACTGAATTATTACAGAATATTTTTATCGGTGTTATTTTAACTGCTACTTCAGTTAGTATCACTGTTGAAACTTTAAAAGAAATGGGTAAATTAAATACAAGAGCTGGAAACGCTATTTTAGGCGCGGCTGTTATTGATGATATCTTAGGTATTGTTGCTTTAACTGTTATCACAAGTATGGCAGATCCATCTGTTAATATCGGTGTTGTATTAATGAAAATTGTTGGATTTTTTGTATTTGTTGGTGTTGCAGGATACGTATTTTATGTATTTTATAAAAAATGGACAGAAAAATCGAACAAAGATTTACGTCGTTTTGTAATCATTGCATTTGTATTCTGTTTATTATTATCTTATTGTGCAGAAGAATTTTTCGGTGTTGCAGATATCACAGGCGCTTTCTTTGCCGGATTAATTATTTCCAATACGCAAAGAACGAAATATATTGCATCTAGATTTGAAACATTATCATATTTATTCTTATCACCAGTATTCTTTGCAAGTATCGGTATCAGCGTTGAATTACCAAAGATGTCTGTAGCAGTAGTTTCTTTTGCAGCTATCTTAACGATCGTTGCTGTATTAACTAAGATCCTAGGATGTGGATTAGGTGCTAAGATGTGTGGTTATACAGGAAAAGATAGTTTAAGAATCGGTGCCGGAATGGTATCTCGTGGTGAAGTTGCCTTAATCGTTGCAAGTAAAGGTGCATCATGTGGCTTAATGGCTCCTGAATTCTTAGGACCAGTAGTAATCGTTGTAGTAATTACAACAATTATTTCACCAATTCTTCTTAAATTAGCTTATCGTTCACATCAAGATTCTGAAGAATTAGTAGGAAATGTGGAAGAAAAAACGGCTTAATTTAAAATAAATAGAATGATTTTTATGAACAGGCGTACCATAAGTATTAGTGTAAAAATGCTTATGGCACGCTTGCTTTATGATGAAAATAAATTGTAAAAGTAAAATCTTTCTATTTACATTATGCGAATATATCACTATAATAAAAAAGTTCGTTACGTATACTCAAAATTAAATTACCAGCAAATGGATGCTGGATACAGCAGGACGGAGGAAGAATTTAGTGAACGAGAATAGAACAATTCAATATGTGGAACTTGGATTTGAAGAAGCTCTTAAAAAAGATAGTGTAAAAGAATTAAAAGAATTAGCAGTGATGATTGGACTTACTGGCTATTCTAAATTAAAAAAAGATGATTTAATCAAGGCTATTGAAGGCCATGTACTTGATAGAGAAAGAGCAAAAGAAAAATTATTCTTAGCGAAAGAAAAAGAAATTAAAATATTTAGTCACATTTGTGAGAATCAAGATGGATTTACAAATGTAGAGACATTAGCTGACTTAGTTTATATCTTAAGCAATGGATATGGACTTTTAAATAAAGATGGTGTGTTAATTATCCCACCACAAGTTAAGAACATATTCCGTGAAGTTGTAACAGAAGAATTCATGAAGGAACGTGAACGTTTCCACTTGATCAATGATTACACAGCAGCATTAATTAAATTATATGGTGTTGTAACTATTAATCAGATCGTTGATATCTTCAATGCTCAAAATGAAGAAGCAGTTACAAAGGAAGAAGTAAAAGAAGTATATAAACGTGGAGAAGAAAGAGGCCACTACTATACTTTAAAACGTACGACATTCATTCATGAAACAGTTACTATGGATGAAAACGGATACGATAAATTAGTTGCAGCTCAGGAAGGAAAGCCAGCTTTCGTACCTGAAAAAACTGAATTGGTTAAATATGCAGATGATAATTATGTAAGACAGAGCAATGAATACCTTGTATTAAGAGCTCAGATCATCAAATATATCACTCAAAATGAAGTAGTTGCTGATAATCTTTGTGATGAAATTGAAATCGCTTGTAGCTTATCAGAAGAACTTCCAAATATCATCGGTTTATTTGAACACAACGGACTTGGTTTCTCTGACGTACGTCAAGCAGAGATGGTAGTTCCATATATCATCGATTTATTCAATCATACACGTATGTGGGTTCATAAAGGTCATACACCAAGCGAATTAAAAGCATTAAAGGTAAAAGATAATGGATTTATGGATATCGGCGTAGGTAAACCAGGGGTACCACAACGTCTTTCTCAAAAAATTGGAAGAAATGATCCATGTCCATGTGGCAGTGGTAAAAAATATAAATTCTGTTGCGGAAGATAGATGATTGACAGAATTCGTAAAATACTTCATAATACAGTTAATTGAAACATGAAGTTATCATTTTATATGGGATAGGTGACAGTATGAAAAAATTATCAATGGGGATTTTGTTAAGTCTTATGATCTTGTTGCTTACAGCCTGTGATGATAAAGTTGTTGTTACGAATGAAAACGCAAGTACTACGCAATCAGCACAGAAGAAAGCGGAGACAAAGAAAGAAGAAACTGACAAGAATAGTGCAGGAGAAGAATTTGTTCCAATTCCGAACCAAGTGACAGATGAAGTCGAGCTTGTTGGTATGACAGAAGATATACTAGATTCTATGACATTAGAAGAGAAAATTGGACAATTATTTGTTGTGAACCTTGAGTTGTTAGATCATTCCAAAGGTGATTTTTACGAACATCGTAAAAGTACACAGACAATGATTGATAATTTGAAGAAATATAATGTTGGTGGAATTACTTTATTCTCACGTAATATTGAGAAAAGAGCTC carries:
- a CDS encoding probable Na+/H+ antiporter → MESYRFLLDLAIILLSTKVLGLITKKVSMPQVVGALLAGLILGPAMFDILHETSLIQQVAEIGVIVLMFCAGLETDISEMKKSGKAAFVIALMGVIVPLVGGLGVAYIFNRPSLIHSSATATELLQNIFIGVILTATSVSITVETLKEMGKLNTRAGNAILGAAVIDDILGIVALTVITSMADPSVNIGVVLMKIVGFFVFVGVAGYVFYVFYKKWTEKSNKDLRRFVIIAFVFCLLLSYCAEEFFGVADITGAFFAGLIISNTQRTKYIASRFETLSYLFLSPVFFASIGISVELPKMSVAVVSFAAILTIVAVLTKILGCGLGAKMCGYTGKDSLRIGAGMVSRGEVALIVASKGASCGLMAPEFLGPVVIVVVITTIISPILLKLAYRSHQDSEELVGNVEEKTA